The genomic window CTATGTTTTTTGAACTAACCCACAAAGACAAAAACTGCTATGCCCGGACTGGCGTAATCCACACTGACCATGGGGATATTGCCACCCCTATTTTTATGCCTGTCGGCACGCAAGCCAGTGTGAAAACTTTGGACTGCGATGATTTAAAAAACATCAACGCGCAAATTATTTTGGGCAATACTTATCATCTGCATTTACGGCCCGGCGAAGACACAATTGACCAAATCGGCGGTCTGCATAAATTTATGAACTGGGACAGGCCGATTCTGACCGACTCCGGCGGCTTTCAGGTGTTTAGTTTGGGCGCGCAAAAAGAAGCCAACTTGGTTTCCATTGACGAAGACGGCGCGACTTTCAAATCACACCTTGACGGCAGTACCCATCGGTTCACTCCGGAGTCCGCAATCCAAATTCAGCACAAACTCGGCGCTGATATTATTATGGCTTTTGATGAATGCACCCCGGATAATATAGAAGAAAAATATGTCCGCGAGGCCATGACCCGCACCCATAATTGGGCAAAGCGCTCTTTGGCCGAACATCAAAAAGAAACCAACCGACATGATTACAAACAATTTTTATTTGGTATTATTCAGGGTTCAAATTTCAAAAATTTAAGGGAGGATTCGGCCCGATTTATTTCTGCGCTTGATTTTGACGGCATTGCCATTGGCGGCGAATCAATCGGCTATAACATGGAAGCGACCAAAGAAATTTTAGATTGGGTTTATCCGATTATTCCGGAAAATAAACCGCACTATGCCATGGGCGTGGGCTTGTCTCCTCTTGATATGCTGGTTGCGGTTAGCCATGGCGTTGATATGTTTGATTGCGTGGCGCCAACCCGGCTGGCCCGGCACGGCATGCTGTTTACCCATGAAAAAAATTCGGAAAAATATAGAATTAACATTACCAACGCGCAATTCGCGCTTGATCTTGGTCCGATTGACAAAAACTGCGGCTGCCATACCTGCCAAAATTATTCCCGCGCTTACCTTCATCATCTTTTTAACGCGCAAGAAATTACCGGCATGCGTTTAGCCACCATTCACAATTTATATTTCATGCTGAACCTGATGAAACAGGCGCGCGAAGCGATTAAAGAAGATAAGTTTGAAGAACTGTTACAAAAGTGGATTTAGTTTTTTCTTCGCTTGTGATGATGTTTAGCGGATGGCCCTGGTTTATATAATTTCGGTTTTTTAATTTTTTCTATTCATGTTCTTCGCTTTCTTCCTCATCTTCATGCAATTCCACTTTTTCACCTCTTAGATCACTTAATAATGCCTTCAAATCTTGCACGTCTAAGGATTCACCCAACTCTTCGGATATTTCATCCTGAAATATTTCCGCCTGTTTCATATCTTTGGCCGCTTCCCATTTAAGCAATGATTCTCTGATAATGGCAGTTTTTTCCGGTCCCCAATCCTGACTTAACCATTTTGTGCTAAACTTTTTTGATTCCGGATAATCACTGCTCCCCTTATAATAATCAGGGGGCACGAAGGTTCTTTCTGGCATATATTTTTATTAAAAATTAATTAAAATTTGATTATACCTATTCTATCTCATCCACATATGCACAGTCAACATCAAAATTTTATTGACACGCAACTCGCTATTGCCTACAATGCAGACAAAGTTCGCACCTTTAACAACGCATTTCGCGAAAGCGGAAAGGATATACGGATGTCAGACAACCTTGAGAAGGTTCTGGGTTCCACTATTCCCTCCTTCATCAGCCGACTGATGCAAGATGCGGCTACATACGTCGCAGAAAAAGTTGGTACTACGACGGTACAGATGCCAACGTTTTTCGTGGAGCTGGCCGACACTCTCAAACGGCTGGCCGAACAAGCCAGACATAACCGCAACGGCGGGCTGACCCTGGTGCCCATGCCGGGATTCGTGGAACTGGCCAGCACCACCAAGAAGCTCATCGAAGAGCACGAGAAAGACACGCCGGTGGACATCGTCGTGCCCGAATTCAACACCCGCAGCAACAAGGAGCCGGTCGTGCGCCTGAGCAAGGACCACATCGGCGGCCACGACTGCGTCATCCTCACCAGCGGACCTGGCACCTACGAGATGCTCACCCAACTCCAGTTGGCTCTGGGTTATCTGGTCGGCCGCCGGGCCGCCAGAATCTCAATCGTAACCGGCTATCTGCCCCTAGGCAGATCAGACAAGGACGAGGGGGCGCTTGAATTCGCTCTTGCTTCCCACATCGTTCACATGATCGTCTCCGCCTCCTACGGCCATCTGGATCGTATCATCGCTCCGGACCTGCACGCACCCCAGGTGGTCATGGCAGCGCAGGTCGGTCTCATCACCGAGGTAACGCTCGCCCGTCGCGTGCTCACAAGGGCGGTCTCGGATGCGCTTGAGAAGTTCAAACGCATCTGCCTGGTTCTCCCTGACGATGGCGCCTACAAGAAGTTCATGCGCGTCATTGCCGAAGTCGAGAAGAATCTCAACATCAAGCTGCCGGTGGTCTGCGGCCAAAAACGCCGCAACAGCGACACCCATTCTGAACTCCTCGGCTTGGCCGGTGACACGAGCGCCTTGAAGGACGCGCTGGCTATTGGCTTTGACGACGAGATCGCCACCGGCATCACCACTGTGCACACCGCCGAGGCAGTGCTCCGGCAGTATGACGCAGCCGACTACTGGGCGGCGGCGATCCACGGCGTGCTCTGTGGCGATGCTCCCAAGATCCTCTCTTCTGAACTCTGCCCGATCACGCGGGTATTTATTACCGACTCCATCCCGCCCAACGGCCGTATTGAGCTGGATCCGCTGCGCGCCAGCGACCGCCTGAAGGTGGTTTCCTGGGACGAAGATCTGGCTCACCTCATCTACTATCACCACTGGGACAAGTCCATCCGCGAAATGCGCTAGCCCTCCGTAGAAGCCGGCCCAACGGCCATGCTTCTCCCACCCCTCCACAACCCGCACCCGCGGGTTGTCTTCATTTTGAGCGCTTGTTAAGCACTTGCCGTTTTGCCGAAAAAAAGCTATCATATTCCCATATATACTCACTCATTTCGCTTATATAAACATATAAGCTCATTCGCTCAAAAATGAAATTATAAATAATTTCATTTTGTTCACTCATTTCGCTTATGAAAAGAGGAAAACCAACCCCAGAGGAAATGGCTGAAATAGCTTTTGACCGGACCGCACCCAGCCGTGCAAAGACAGGAGACATAACTTTGCCCAGATCAATTGCTGAACTGAGGTCAAAAATGTCTGTTCCCAAATCCGTATCCGGATCCGAATCCGAAGAAGTCCCTACCATATCCGCAATAGCGGCTTGGGATGACTTCAGATTAGAACTGGAAAAAACCGGAAAACTGGAATCAGCAATTAAAACAATGCAAGATTACATAAACGAGATTAGAAATGAAATTGATAAAAGAAATCTGCTAATGCATTCAGACGCAATGAAACAACCCGGGAGTATGGAATACAACGGGGTAATAAGAAAAATACAAAAATTAACCAACCCATCTATCGCCAAAAAATTTTTAAAAATTTATAAAAGAATAATAGAACAAAGAATTCATGAGTTAGAGAGCAGATAATTATTATAAAAAATATGAAACGCATTTTTTCCGGAGTTCAACCGACAAACAACATTCATATCGGCAATTATCTGGGGGCGATAAAAAATTGGGTTGAACTGCAAGACAAATATGAATGTTTTTTTTGTATTGTTGATCTGCACGCTATTACCGTGGCGCAAAAACCGGAAATTTTGAAAAAAAATATTTTGGATGTCGCCAAAACCTATCTGGCGCTTGGCATTGACCCGAAAAAATCCACGATTTTTGTCCAATCCGCCGTTAAGGAGCACACTGAACTGGCCTGGATTTTAAACACCATCACCAAAACCGCCGAACTGGAGAGGATGACCCAATTCAAAGACAAATCAAAACAACATAAAGAAAACATAAACATGGGCCTGTTTGATTATCCGGTCTTAATGGCCGCGGATATTTTGCTTTACGACACCGATTTAGTGCCGGTCGGAGACGACCAAGCACAACATGTAGAGCTGACCAGAACCTTGGGCAACAGATTTAATCATCTTTATGGTGAGACCTTCAAAATTCCGGAAGCCCTGATAAAAAAA from Patescibacteria group bacterium includes these protein-coding regions:
- the tgt gene encoding tRNA guanosine(34) transglycosylase Tgt, with the translated sequence MFFELTHKDKNCYARTGVIHTDHGDIATPIFMPVGTQASVKTLDCDDLKNINAQIILGNTYHLHLRPGEDTIDQIGGLHKFMNWDRPILTDSGGFQVFSLGAQKEANLVSIDEDGATFKSHLDGSTHRFTPESAIQIQHKLGADIIMAFDECTPDNIEEKYVREAMTRTHNWAKRSLAEHQKETNRHDYKQFLFGIIQGSNFKNLREDSARFISALDFDGIAIGGESIGYNMEATKEILDWVYPIIPENKPHYAMGVGLSPLDMLVAVSHGVDMFDCVAPTRLARHGMLFTHEKNSEKYRINITNAQFALDLGPIDKNCGCHTCQNYSRAYLHHLFNAQEITGMRLATIHNLYFMLNLMKQAREAIKEDKFEELLQKWI
- the trpS gene encoding tryptophan--tRNA ligase is translated as MKRIFSGVQPTNNIHIGNYLGAIKNWVELQDKYECFFCIVDLHAITVAQKPEILKKNILDVAKTYLALGIDPKKSTIFVQSAVKEHTELAWILNTITKTAELERMTQFKDKSKQHKENINMGLFDYPVLMAADILLYDTDLVPVGDDQAQHVELTRTLGNRFNHLYGETFKIPEALIKKEGARIMGLDDPSKKMSKSAISPANYIALLDLPEVATKKIMRAVTDSGSEIKSGADKPALSNLLSVYSMFSGKPIKEIEKKYIGKGYADFKTGLAEVVAKFLKDFQNKFNKIKDSEVESILNSGAKAAEKIAIKKINTIKDKIGL